Proteins found in one Candidatus Binatia bacterium genomic segment:
- a CDS encoding response regulator yields the protein MNSEPTVLVVDDNRVNRRLLAAILEKDGYVVLEADDGGPGVEIAQEKRPDLILLDIMMPVVDGFAA from the coding sequence ATGAATTCTGAGCCGACCGTGCTTGTCGTTGACGACAACCGAGTCAATCGGCGACTCCTCGCCGCCATTCTCGAGAAGGACGGGTACGTCGTGCTCGAGGCCGACGATGGTGGGCCAGGAGTCGAGATCGCCCAGGAGAAGCGGCCGGATCTGATTCTCCTGGACATCATGATGCCGGTGGTCGACGGTTTCGCGGCCTGA
- the orn gene encoding oligoribonuclease — protein MGDPKSDLLVWLDMEMTGLDPETCVPIEVAIIITTPDLEELETYHAVIHQEEAALASMNDFVLNMHTENGLLTKVAASSTTLEVADAAVAALVGKHCPEGEGLLSGNSIHQDRRFIVRYFPKLEATLHYRMVDVSTMKELVRRWYGPDAIFPKPDSDHTALADTRQSIAELSFYRGRCFR, from the coding sequence ATGGGCGATCCCAAGAGCGATCTCCTCGTGTGGCTCGACATGGAGATGACGGGCCTCGATCCCGAGACCTGCGTCCCCATCGAAGTCGCGATCATCATCACGACGCCGGATCTCGAAGAGCTCGAGACCTATCACGCGGTGATCCACCAGGAGGAAGCCGCCCTCGCCTCGATGAACGACTTCGTCCTCAACATGCACACCGAGAACGGACTCCTTACGAAGGTGGCCGCGTCCTCGACGACACTCGAAGTAGCCGATGCAGCGGTTGCGGCCCTCGTAGGAAAACACTGCCCCGAGGGAGAAGGTCTCCTCTCCGGGAACTCGATCCACCAGGATCGCCGCTTCATCGTCCGCTACTTCCCGAAGCTCGAGGCGACGCTCCACTACCGCATGGTCGACGTCTCGACCATGAAGGAACTCGTACGGCGCTGGTACGGACCGGACGCGATCTTCCCCAAACCCGACAGCGACCACACGGCCCTCGCCGACACAAGGCAGTCCATTGCCGAGTTGTCCTTCTATCGAGGCCGCTGTTTCCGTTGA
- a CDS encoding cyclic nucleotide-binding domain-containing protein, with the protein MAAPGEVLRNLAIFGALSDETLEFLYDRLETVTVAAGESFFVEGETGDSVYVLEDGCADVVKSREGRTIALATLEPGACFGEIALVAICPRSATVNAVTACRAVRLENRVLFELHGRDLEQFTLVQMNLAREIARRLNETSELLFEHLLVEAKQDTRVAGLLGNALK; encoded by the coding sequence ATGGCCGCGCCGGGTGAGGTCTTGCGGAATCTCGCCATCTTTGGCGCGCTCTCCGACGAAACCCTGGAGTTTTTGTACGATCGCCTCGAAACGGTGACGGTGGCCGCGGGCGAGTCCTTCTTCGTCGAAGGCGAGACCGGCGATTCTGTGTACGTGCTCGAGGACGGTTGCGCCGACGTCGTGAAGTCCCGGGAGGGCCGGACCATCGCCCTTGCCACCCTGGAGCCGGGCGCGTGTTTCGGAGAGATCGCACTCGTCGCGATTTGCCCCCGGAGCGCGACGGTGAACGCGGTGACGGCATGCCGCGCCGTGCGTCTCGAGAATCGTGTCCTCTTCGAGCTCCACGGGCGCGACCTCGAACAATTCACTCTGGTACAGATGAACCTGGCGCGCGAGATCGCACGTCGGTTGAACGAGACGAGCGAGCTTCTGTTCGAGCACTTGCTCGTCGAGGCAAAACAGGACACGCGGGTCGCCGGTCTTCTGGGGAACGCGCTCAAATAG
- a CDS encoding alpha/beta hydrolase has protein sequence MDDVTLRLQLFEPEPVVDAPRPTILFFFGGGWTSGSPMQFHPWAKHFASFGWLGITVDYRVHLPHGTTAFAAVEDARAAYRYVHENAQALGLDPARIVLAGGSAGGHLAEVVSFTTAPH, from the coding sequence ATGGACGACGTCACTCTCAGGCTTCAGCTCTTCGAGCCGGAGCCGGTAGTGGACGCACCTCGCCCGACGATTTTGTTTTTCTTCGGCGGCGGGTGGACGAGCGGCTCTCCGATGCAGTTCCATCCTTGGGCCAAGCACTTCGCTTCGTTCGGATGGCTCGGCATCACCGTGGACTACCGCGTTCACCTCCCCCACGGCACGACCGCGTTTGCGGCCGTCGAAGATGCTCGGGCCGCGTACCGGTACGTGCACGAAAACGCCCAGGCCCTCGGCCTCGACCCCGCTCGAATCGTACTCGCCGGCGGCTCCGCGGGCGGACATCTCGCCGAGGTCGTCTCGTTCACGACAGCCCCCCACTGA
- a CDS encoding nitroreductase/quinone reductase family protein: MSEDQRNDEFETPDLAEIPSITRRHVGHLETTDDESAWVRAGMRHLLLRTVGRKSGKVHTVALPYWCDADQTRIVAASYAGGPKNPAWFHNLCDKTANPQIWIKDRAEEGLVTAIILEGVDHQRTWNALVKDRPYYVEYQAKTERRIPLIRLPARSV; the protein is encoded by the coding sequence ATGAGTGAAGACCAGCGCAACGACGAGTTCGAAACACCGGACCTAGCGGAGATCCCCTCGATCACGCGGCGCCACGTCGGACATCTCGAGACGACCGACGATGAATCCGCGTGGGTGCGCGCGGGGATGCGCCATCTCCTCCTGCGCACCGTAGGCCGCAAATCGGGCAAGGTGCACACCGTTGCCCTGCCGTACTGGTGCGACGCCGACCAGACCCGGATCGTCGCCGCATCCTACGCCGGCGGTCCCAAGAACCCCGCCTGGTTCCACAACCTCTGCGACAAGACTGCCAACCCGCAGATCTGGATAAAGGACCGCGCCGAGGAAGGGCTCGTCACCGCGATCATCCTCGAAGGCGTCGACCACCAGCGCACCTGGAACGCCCTCGTCAAAGATCGCCCCTACTACGTCGAGTACCAGGCGAAGACCGAACGTCGCATCCCGCTGATCCGCCTGCCGGCCCGGTCCGTCTGA
- a CDS encoding acyl-CoA thioesterase II, with product MSTVEKLLEYLDLERLDRDLFRGENPPSSRARVFGGHVLGQGLIAAQRTVDGRPAHSLHAYFLRPGDPKVPTIFEVDRIRDGRSFTTRRVVALQGGEAILNMSVSFQVETEGLEYQMAPPPGPMEPEGVPYQEEMRSGVERLGFAPPEGDMLFDPPVEVRTVGGMCFFEEGHGSPTFRSWVSARGEMPDDPAIHQAVLAYASDMSLGGTVIKAHKISVTQGFLSASVDHAMWFHRPVDVSDPLLFTQECVVTHGTRGFARGTFFSRDGNVVASCTQEGLLRVGK from the coding sequence ATGAGCACCGTCGAGAAGCTGCTCGAATATCTCGATCTCGAACGACTCGATCGGGATCTCTTTCGAGGGGAGAATCCTCCCTCTTCACGGGCGCGCGTCTTCGGAGGGCACGTGCTCGGTCAGGGACTCATCGCGGCGCAGCGGACGGTCGACGGGCGCCCGGCGCACTCACTTCACGCGTACTTCTTGCGGCCCGGAGATCCGAAGGTCCCCACGATCTTCGAGGTCGATCGCATCCGCGACGGACGCAGCTTCACGACCCGTCGCGTCGTGGCGCTTCAGGGCGGTGAAGCGATTCTGAACATGTCGGTCTCGTTCCAGGTCGAGACCGAGGGACTCGAGTATCAGATGGCTCCACCGCCGGGGCCGATGGAGCCCGAGGGCGTGCCCTACCAGGAGGAGATGCGCAGTGGCGTCGAGCGGCTCGGTTTCGCGCCGCCCGAAGGCGACATGCTGTTCGACCCCCCGGTCGAGGTCCGAACGGTTGGCGGAATGTGCTTCTTCGAGGAGGGGCACGGCTCTCCCACGTTTCGCAGTTGGGTGAGCGCCCGCGGCGAGATGCCGGACGATCCGGCGATCCATCAGGCGGTTTTGGCGTACGCGTCGGACATGTCGCTTGGTGGCACCGTCATCAAGGCACACAAGATCTCCGTCACGCAGGGCTTCCTGTCGGCATCGGTCGATCACGCGATGTGGTTTCACCGGCCCGTCGACGTGAGTGATCCCTTGCTCTTCACGCAGGAGTGCGTCGTGACGCACGGGACCCGCGGTTTCGCCCGCGGTACGTTTTTCTCTCGCGACGGAAATGTCGTCGCCTCGTGTACGCAGGAAGGTCTGCTCCGAGTCGGAAAGTAA
- a CDS encoding response regulator, which produces MIFLAALSEASNKLKGLTLGAVDYISKPFERALVLAGVRSHLELHRLTDLIMPGMSGLNACLQLKARPETLEIPLVLLSLRTGFPEEEKGCQFGAVEYLYKPFGRAEFTACVP; this is translated from the coding sequence GTGATCTTCTTGGCAGCGCTCTCCGAGGCATCGAACAAGTTAAAGGGGCTCACCCTCGGAGCGGTAGACTACATCTCGAAGCCCTTCGAGCGGGCCCTTGTGCTGGCTGGCGTGCGCAGCCACCTCGAATTGCATCGGCTCACCGACCTGATCATGCCGGGGATGAGCGGGCTGAATGCTTGCCTGCAATTGAAGGCACGGCCGGAGACGCTCGAGATTCCGCTCGTTTTGCTGTCCCTCCGGACCGGTTTTCCCGAGGAAGAGAAGGGGTGCCAGTTCGGCGCCGTCGAGTACCTGTACAAGCCGTTCGGACGGGCCGAATTTACGGCGTGCGTACCCTGA
- a CDS encoding NAD-dependent epimerase/dehydratase family protein, giving the protein MLTGATGFTGSHTARALLAAGHEVQPLVRNPTKLARIFGADSALCADAVTGDVTRKDDVERALEGCDAVAHTAAVVDLRQSMAQTVLDTNRLGVEHVIGGAVQRGFESILYVSSVAAFFDPKTNGGRPLSLDGELAPTSSAYGQSKADAERYVRRLQSEGAPVRVSYPVSILGPDDPAISEGNHAITAWLGQQPLDTSSGLQFLDVRDLAELHLRLLELPNGPARFIAAGEFVAWKDFGPLLTSLTGVPVKPLRISGGVMRALGRIGDVVKRVYDFDFPLTYEAMCFATMWPGVDASGTERELGMRFRPKEDTLRDTLLWMGREGHLRPELLGRLAPEAKNS; this is encoded by the coding sequence ATGCTCACCGGAGCGACCGGTTTCACCGGCTCCCACACCGCGCGAGCATTGCTGGCCGCCGGGCACGAGGTCCAACCTCTCGTCCGGAATCCGACGAAGCTCGCACGCATCTTCGGTGCGGACTCCGCCTTGTGCGCCGACGCCGTCACCGGTGACGTCACCCGGAAGGACGATGTGGAGCGAGCGCTCGAAGGCTGCGACGCCGTCGCGCACACGGCCGCGGTGGTCGATCTTCGCCAGTCGATGGCGCAAACCGTGCTCGATACGAACCGCCTCGGCGTGGAGCACGTGATCGGAGGCGCGGTTCAGCGCGGCTTCGAATCGATTCTCTACGTCTCGAGCGTCGCCGCCTTCTTTGACCCAAAGACCAACGGAGGCCGTCCGCTGTCACTGGACGGCGAACTGGCTCCCACCTCGAGCGCATACGGTCAGTCCAAGGCGGACGCCGAGCGCTACGTCCGACGCCTCCAGAGCGAGGGCGCCCCGGTCCGGGTCTCCTACCCCGTCAGCATCCTGGGCCCCGACGATCCGGCGATCAGCGAGGGGAATCACGCCATCACCGCCTGGCTCGGCCAGCAACCCCTCGACACTTCGTCGGGCCTCCAATTCCTCGACGTTCGCGACTTAGCGGAACTGCACCTGCGTCTGCTGGAGCTCCCAAACGGCCCCGCGCGCTTCATCGCGGCCGGCGAGTTCGTCGCCTGGAAAGATTTCGGCCCTCTGCTGACGTCCCTCACCGGGGTCCCCGTGAAGCCCCTACGAATCTCCGGCGGCGTGATGCGGGCCCTCGGTCGCATCGGTGATGTGGTCAAGCGGGTCTACGACTTCGACTTCCCGCTCACGTACGAAGCGATGTGCTTCGCGACGATGTGGCCGGGAGTCGATGCGTCGGGCACGGAACGCGAGCTGGGGATGCGATTCCGCCCGAAGGAGGACACCCTGCGCGACACGCTGCTGTGGATGGGTCGCGAAGGGCACCTCCGACCGGAACTCCTCGGGCGCCTCGCGCCCGAAGCCAAAAACTCCTAG
- a CDS encoding phosphotriesterase-related protein yields MGDSCPGMDTINTVTGTCTPADLGRTLVHEHIMVGYPGWQMDALAARFKRNDAKARTVEMLQSLQAHGVKSFLDPCPMDLGRDVEFMAECAQASGMQIICTTGGYFEEQGITYTFANLPVDDIAAIYEKEITEGIDETGIHAGLIKIATGHGKVSDYERKLLTAAARAAKRCDVPLISHTQEGTCGPDQIEIVTGEGVPAHRLLVGHSDGIDDPTYHREIVGGGSYIGFDRLGIETILPDDIRMKNIVSLVNEGHGRHVCLSHDSVCNWLGRPILGPGVVVDDPASMIAQAMPDWTPTHLFERVIPKLRDAGVSDEAITTMTDENPGRWFAGTEVP; encoded by the coding sequence GTGGGTGATTCATGCCCCGGCATGGACACGATCAACACCGTTACCGGAACGTGCACGCCGGCCGACCTCGGTCGAACCCTCGTCCACGAACACATCATGGTCGGCTACCCGGGCTGGCAAATGGACGCGCTCGCGGCACGCTTCAAGCGCAACGACGCGAAGGCGCGCACGGTCGAGATGCTGCAGAGCCTCCAGGCCCACGGCGTAAAGAGCTTTCTCGACCCCTGCCCGATGGACCTGGGTCGCGATGTCGAGTTCATGGCGGAGTGCGCGCAGGCATCGGGAATGCAGATCATTTGTACGACCGGCGGCTACTTCGAGGAACAGGGCATCACCTACACCTTCGCCAATCTCCCGGTCGACGACATCGCGGCGATCTACGAAAAGGAGATCACTGAGGGCATCGACGAGACCGGCATCCATGCCGGTCTCATCAAGATCGCAACCGGCCACGGCAAGGTGAGCGACTACGAGCGAAAGCTGCTCACAGCCGCGGCGCGGGCGGCCAAGCGTTGCGACGTACCCCTGATCTCCCACACCCAGGAAGGCACGTGCGGCCCCGACCAGATCGAGATCGTGACCGGCGAAGGCGTCCCGGCGCACCGCCTCCTCGTGGGACACTCCGACGGCATCGACGACCCCACTTACCACCGCGAGATCGTCGGCGGCGGATCCTACATCGGCTTCGATCGTCTCGGCATCGAGACCATCCTGCCCGACGACATCCGCATGAAGAACATCGTGAGCCTTGTGAATGAAGGCCACGGGCGACACGTCTGCCTCTCGCACGACTCCGTGTGCAACTGGCTCGGACGGCCCATACTCGGCCCCGGCGTCGTGGTCGACGACCCCGCCTCCATGATCGCGCAAGCGATGCCCGACTGGACGCCGACCCATCTCTTCGAGCGCGTCATCCCGAAGCTCCGTGACGCCGGAGTCTCCGATGAGGCGATCACCACCATGACCGACGAGAATCCCGGCCGCTGGTTCGCCGGAACCGAGGTGCCCTGA
- a CDS encoding alpha/beta hydrolase domain-containing protein, producing the protein MDLRNVVRTLSIALLGAAILLPEPASAARCRSGLTTDGRIAVRQRCVSPVSDRPSASVPTPMVEGPVTGGGGAPVVQATSFDLADVGYMVEEFFLAGTAEAYVNVEPLRSNGRWSISPGSTADYKTRIVVYRPLDDAAFSGTVIVEWLNVSGGLDAAPDWTMLHTEITREGHVWVGVSAQVVGIEGAPGGGPIPGLNLSLKGADPERYRSLVHPGDSFSYDMYSQAGQALRSVTEVDPLGGLRPERILSVGESQSAFRLMTYVNAVEPHHRMYDGYLIHSRGGGGAFLSQEPEPVISAPRVLHVRDDLEVPVLMLQTETDLFTLGSLADRQSDSRGFRLWEVAGTAHADTYTLMVGFTDVGDDPSATDVVVTASPIPGIIDCESPINSGPQHIVLKAAFAGLDRWVRTGAAPRRAPRLQVAGNPAAYVLDDYGNARGGIRTSWVDAPVAILSGLGQSGGSFCGIFGTTIPFDAAMLDELYPDHRTYVNKVRGSTNRAAFQGYIRPADAALINQAAEESDIGR; encoded by the coding sequence ATGGACCTAAGGAATGTCGTCCGAACGCTCTCGATCGCGCTGCTTGGCGCTGCGATTCTCTTGCCCGAGCCCGCCAGTGCCGCACGGTGCCGCAGCGGCCTGACCACCGATGGGCGAATCGCGGTTCGCCAGCGTTGCGTCTCCCCAGTGTCGGACCGTCCCAGCGCGTCCGTTCCGACGCCGATGGTCGAGGGGCCCGTCACCGGCGGTGGGGGTGCACCCGTCGTGCAGGCGACCAGCTTCGACCTCGCCGACGTCGGCTACATGGTCGAGGAGTTCTTCCTCGCCGGAACGGCGGAGGCCTATGTGAACGTCGAGCCGCTCCGGTCGAACGGTCGCTGGTCGATCTCGCCGGGAAGCACGGCAGACTATAAGACGCGGATCGTCGTCTATCGGCCTCTCGATGACGCTGCGTTCAGCGGCACGGTCATCGTCGAGTGGCTCAATGTGAGTGGTGGTCTCGACGCCGCGCCGGACTGGACGATGCTTCACACCGAGATCACGCGCGAAGGCCATGTGTGGGTCGGAGTCTCCGCGCAGGTCGTGGGCATCGAGGGCGCGCCGGGCGGGGGGCCGATCCCCGGCTTGAACCTTTCTCTGAAGGGCGCCGATCCGGAGCGGTACAGATCGCTCGTGCATCCCGGGGATTCCTTCTCGTACGACATGTACTCTCAGGCCGGTCAGGCGCTTCGCTCGGTGACCGAGGTCGACCCTCTCGGGGGTCTTCGTCCCGAGCGCATCCTTTCGGTGGGCGAGTCGCAGTCCGCGTTTCGATTGATGACCTATGTGAACGCGGTCGAGCCGCATCACCGCATGTACGACGGCTATCTGATTCACAGCCGCGGTGGAGGTGGAGCGTTCCTCTCGCAGGAGCCGGAGCCTGTCATCTCGGCCCCGAGGGTTCTGCACGTTCGCGACGATCTCGAGGTCCCGGTGTTGATGCTCCAGACCGAGACCGATCTCTTCACGCTCGGCTCTCTCGCGGATCGCCAGTCGGACTCGCGGGGCTTCCGGCTCTGGGAAGTGGCCGGCACCGCGCACGCCGACACGTACACGTTGATGGTCGGCTTCACCGACGTGGGCGACGATCCGAGTGCGACCGACGTGGTAGTCACGGCCTCGCCGATTCCCGGCATCATCGATTGCGAGAGCCCGATCAACTCCGGCCCGCAGCACATCGTCTTGAAGGCGGCGTTTGCGGGGCTCGATCGGTGGGTTCGAACTGGGGCGGCGCCGCGCCGTGCTCCGCGTCTCCAGGTCGCGGGCAATCCTGCGGCGTACGTGCTCGACGACTACGGAAACGCGCGCGGCGGGATCCGGACTTCGTGGGTCGATGCGCCGGTCGCGATCCTGTCCGGGCTCGGTCAGAGCGGCGGGAGCTTCTGCGGGATCTTCGGAACGACGATCCCGTTCGATGCGGCGATGCTCGACGAGCTCTACCCGGATCACCGGACGTACGTGAACAAGGTGCGCGGTTCGACGAACCGAGCGGCCTTCCAAGGCTACATTCGCCCAGCGGACGCCGCGCTGATCAATCAGGCTGCGGAGGAATCCGACATCGGGCGCTGA
- a CDS encoding SDR family oxidoreductase yields the protein MGRLEGKVAIITGAGRGTGEATARMFAGEGAKVVVADIREDAVAGVAADLAGDAMALGLDVGSEDSWKEGVAKVVERFGTVDILVNNAALLHLASIADTQVADFERLMRVNQMGAFLGIRTVAETMKEKKSGSIVNVSSIDGMRAQTGIVAYSSTKWALRGITRVAALELGRHGIRVNAVCPEAGSPDMVQPYMPEGVDAASVLPHMQPNLRSQKHRTQADLVGDVAKMVLFLACDDSASCTGADFLVDGGNLAGRIVKGTPGAD from the coding sequence ATGGGACGACTCGAAGGCAAGGTTGCGATCATTACCGGCGCGGGTCGCGGAACCGGTGAAGCCACTGCGCGCATGTTCGCGGGCGAGGGGGCGAAGGTCGTGGTTGCCGACATCCGCGAGGATGCGGTCGCGGGCGTCGCTGCCGATCTCGCAGGTGACGCGATGGCGCTCGGCCTCGACGTCGGCTCGGAGGACAGCTGGAAAGAGGGCGTCGCGAAAGTCGTCGAACGATTCGGCACGGTCGACATCCTTGTCAACAATGCGGCGTTGCTCCATCTCGCGTCCATCGCCGACACACAGGTCGCGGACTTCGAGCGGCTCATGCGCGTGAACCAGATGGGGGCGTTCCTCGGAATCCGAACGGTCGCGGAGACCATGAAGGAGAAGAAGAGCGGGTCGATCGTGAACGTTTCTTCGATCGACGGCATGCGCGCGCAGACCGGGATCGTCGCATACTCGTCGACGAAGTGGGCGCTGCGCGGAATCACGCGGGTGGCCGCTCTCGAACTCGGGCGTCACGGCATTCGCGTGAACGCGGTCTGTCCGGAGGCCGGTAGCCCGGACATGGTCCAACCCTATATGCCCGAGGGCGTGGATGCGGCCTCGGTGTTGCCGCACATGCAGCCCAATCTACGGAGCCAGAAGCACCGGACCCAGGCGGACCTCGTCGGCGACGTCGCGAAGATGGTTCTGTTCCTCGCGTGCGACGACAGCGCCTCCTGCACGGGCGCGGACTTCCTGGTGGACGGCGGAAACCTGGCAGGCCGAATTGTGAAGGGAACGCCCGGGGCCGACTAG
- a CDS encoding succinylglutamate desuccinylase/aspartoacylase family protein: MKGVPTRPLAITAVLTLAFLFALAGAESRAEAAFLEAGVARPIDPEVDAGIAAGDVLTDIAPLTSSGDALVNIAPVANSNDVADDVDAPAAAGDPFPELDPIPIADDIPHEVEPIGPKNAALPDLAPEAALPRIEIGGQEIEPGTKQRIVLHASESFVGASVETPVVIIRGHAAGPTLCLTAGIHGDELNGTETVRRVLARIGPEDLDGTLIGLPIVNVHGFRSRSRYLPDRRDLNRHFPGSPHGSSASRIANVIFEGVIRHCDALIDFHSGSFHRSNLPQVRGDFTSTDILELARGLGVAVAVHHPGIVGTLRREATVQEIPTVLYEGGESLRLQGPEIQRGENGVLRLLRYIGMLNVPYEVEEREQEFFFDSNWVRVNHGGIFVPSVELGDRVEVDAALATVFDPLGGERAVVRAPIAGRVIGMAMAQVVIPGFAAFHIGDERAPQPEPAGPGDPRPEVADLEHTE, from the coding sequence ATGAAGGGCGTTCCGACTCGCCCCTTGGCGATCACCGCCGTCCTCACCCTCGCGTTCCTGTTCGCCCTGGCCGGCGCCGAATCGCGGGCTGAGGCGGCGTTCCTGGAAGCCGGAGTGGCCCGCCCCATCGACCCCGAGGTCGACGCCGGCATCGCTGCGGGCGACGTGCTGACCGACATCGCCCCACTCACGAGTTCGGGCGACGCCCTGGTCAACATCGCACCAGTCGCAAATTCGAATGACGTCGCAGACGACGTCGACGCGCCTGCGGCCGCGGGCGATCCCTTTCCGGAACTCGATCCGATCCCCATCGCAGACGACATCCCTCACGAAGTCGAGCCCATCGGCCCCAAGAACGCGGCGCTCCCGGATCTCGCACCGGAGGCGGCCCTCCCCCGCATCGAGATCGGTGGCCAGGAGATCGAACCCGGCACCAAACAGCGCATCGTCCTGCACGCGAGCGAGTCCTTCGTCGGCGCGAGTGTCGAAACACCGGTCGTGATCATTCGTGGTCACGCCGCGGGCCCCACGCTCTGCCTCACCGCAGGCATCCACGGAGACGAGCTCAACGGCACCGAGACCGTCCGACGCGTCCTCGCGCGGATCGGACCCGAGGATCTCGACGGCACGCTCATCGGCCTGCCCATCGTAAACGTGCACGGATTCCGCAGCCGCAGCCGGTACCTGCCGGATCGGCGCGACCTGAACCGCCATTTCCCCGGCAGTCCCCACGGAAGCTCGGCCTCGCGAATCGCGAACGTGATCTTCGAAGGCGTTATCCGACACTGCGATGCGCTGATCGACTTCCACAGCGGCTCCTTCCATCGAAGCAATCTTCCGCAGGTGCGCGGCGACTTCACGTCGACAGATATCCTCGAGTTGGCGCGCGGGCTCGGGGTCGCCGTGGCGGTCCACCATCCCGGCATAGTGGGGACGTTGCGCCGCGAGGCGACCGTCCAGGAGATCCCTACGGTGCTCTACGAAGGCGGCGAGTCGCTGCGGCTCCAAGGCCCGGAAATTCAGCGCGGCGAGAATGGCGTCCTGCGACTCCTGCGCTACATCGGGATGTTGAATGTGCCCTACGAGGTCGAGGAGCGCGAGCAGGAATTCTTCTTCGACTCGAACTGGGTCCGCGTCAATCATGGTGGGATTTTCGTTCCCTCGGTCGAGCTCGGTGATCGCGTCGAGGTCGATGCGGCGCTCGCAACGGTTTTCGACCCCCTCGGCGGCGAGCGCGCCGTCGTCCGCGCCCCGATCGCGGGGCGGGTAATCGGCATGGCGATGGCCCAGGTCGTCATCCCGGGCTTTGCGGCGTTTCACATCGGTGACGAACGAGCCCCTCAGCCCGAACCGGCCGGTCCGGGGGACCCCCGACCGGAAGTGGCGGATCTCGAACATACGGAGTAG
- a CDS encoding CoA transferase, whose protein sequence is MSRPLEGIRVIDWTIWQQGPVASMMLADLGADVIKIEERVGGDPGRGVLRASGIDLGSLPNFYFEAHNRGKRSLALDLKKPEAREIVYALADRADVFIQNFRPGAAERLGLDASVLRARNSRLIYASGSGFGRKGPDAERPCMDYLGLARSGIMNAVGGPEDPPQSVQGAIADQAGATMLGFAVMTALFERERSGEGQEVDASLLGAMSWMQGLSVASRLMMGFEMLRFSRRSTFNPLWNHYRCADDKWIAFAMAQADRWWADLVRAIGAPELATDERFATMATRGPHGEELIARFDEIFATRPRHEWAKVLDEGGDFIWSVVNSVSDLPDDPQMRANDYIASVEHPTHGPLEMLNVPIGFSRTPPSIESTAPEFGQHTEQVLVDDLGYTWDQIGLLKEAEVI, encoded by the coding sequence ATGAGCCGACCACTCGAAGGAATCCGCGTCATCGACTGGACCATCTGGCAGCAGGGGCCCGTCGCCTCGATGATGCTCGCCGATCTCGGTGCCGATGTCATTAAAATCGAAGAACGGGTCGGGGGCGATCCGGGCCGCGGGGTCTTGCGCGCGTCCGGGATCGATCTTGGAAGTCTCCCGAACTTCTACTTCGAGGCGCACAATCGCGGGAAGCGCAGCCTCGCGCTCGACCTGAAGAAGCCGGAGGCGCGCGAAATCGTGTACGCGCTCGCCGATCGCGCCGACGTTTTCATCCAGAACTTTCGGCCTGGGGCGGCCGAGCGGCTTGGGTTGGACGCCTCGGTCCTTCGGGCGCGAAACTCGCGACTGATCTACGCGAGTGGCAGTGGGTTTGGGCGCAAGGGTCCGGATGCCGAGCGGCCGTGCATGGATTACCTCGGCCTCGCGCGCTCCGGGATCATGAACGCGGTCGGCGGGCCGGAAGATCCTCCGCAGTCCGTACAAGGCGCGATCGCCGATCAGGCGGGCGCGACGATGCTCGGGTTCGCGGTCATGACCGCACTCTTCGAGCGCGAGAGGAGCGGGGAGGGGCAGGAGGTCGACGCCTCCTTGCTCGGTGCGATGAGCTGGATGCAAGGCCTCTCGGTCGCGTCGCGCCTGATGATGGGCTTCGAGATGCTGCGCTTCTCGCGTCGTTCGACGTTCAATCCGCTGTGGAACCACTATCGTTGCGCCGACGACAAGTGGATCGCGTTCGCGATGGCCCAGGCGGATCGCTGGTGGGCAGATCTCGTTCGCGCGATCGGCGCACCGGAACTCGCGACGGACGAGCGTTTCGCCACCATGGCGACGCGGGGCCCGCACGGTGAAGAGCTGATCGCTCGCTTCGACGAGATCTTCGCGACGCGGCCTCGTCACGAGTGGGCGAAGGTTCTCGACGAGGGTGGGGATTTCATCTGGAGCGTGGTGAACTCTGTGTCCGACCTCCCCGACGACCCGCAGATGCGCGCGAACGACTACATCGCGTCGGTCGAGCATCCGACCCATGGTCCGCTGGAGATGTTGAACGTGCCGATCGGCTTCTCGCGCACGCCACCCTCGATCGAGAGTACCGCGCCGGAGTTCGGGCAGCACACGGAGCAGGTTCTCGTGGACGACCTCGGTTACACGTGGGATCAGATCGGTCTTCTGAAAGAGGCCGAGGTCATCTAG